The genomic region TGCGCTGCTCGAGAAAAAGAAGAAGGAGTGTGAAGCGTGAAGAACCGGATCATCGTCGCGCTGGATACCGACTCTCCCGAAAAAGCGTTAGAGACGGTCCGCCTGCTGAAGGGCGAGGTCGGCATGTTCAAGGTCGGCCTGGAGCTCTTCCCGATCGGCGGCGCCGAGCTGGTCAGGAAGATCCGGGATAGCGGGGCCGACGTTTTCCTCGACCTGAAATTCCACGACATTCCGAACACGGTCGCGGGCGCGATCCGGTCGGCGGTCGCTCTCGGGGTCCGGTTCGCCACCGTGCATGCCTCGGGCGGGCGCGCGATGCTCGTGGCCGCGGCCAAGGCGGCCGAAGGAAGTCTGACGACGATCCTTGCCGTCACGGTGCTCACGAGCCTCGACGACGCGGATCTCCGGGAGGTCGGCTACGCGACGGGAACGCGCGAGACGGTTCTTCGACTCGCACGGATGGCGAGGGAAGCCGGCATCGGGGGGCTTGTCTGCTCCGCGCTCGAAGTTGCCGAAGTCCGGGATGTGGTCCGCAACGGCGTCGTTCTCGTGACGCCCGGCGTGCGGTTTCCCGAGGATGCGATCGGGGACCAGAAGCGGGTGGTCACCCCGGGAGAAGCGGTTCGCAACGGGTCGGATTTCATCGTCGTCGGTCGCCCGATCACGCAAGCCTCCGATCCGGTCGCGGCTGCGCGACGGATTGCGGCCCACATGGTGAAGGGGTCGTGATGCGGCCATCCGACGCCAAGATTCCGATGTGGGTGACCGGGCGCCATCCCGTCGAGGAACTGCTCGCTTCCGCGTTGCAGGCCCCCCGCAAGGTGCTGCTATCCGATGCGCTCCCCCATGACGTGCGCAAATCGATCGAGACGCTGTCCCACGGCCTCAAGATCCCTTGCGTAACGCTCCCGAAGGCCGAGTGGGAACGCAAGACCGGAGAGCGCGAGGGGGGCGGAGTCGCCGCCGAGATCGCTTCATTCCGCTACGTCGACCCGGTCGACTGGGTGGCGGCCCTTCCGAAGGATGCGTCCCTGTTCCTTCTCGACGGCATCACCGACCCGCAGAACTTCGGCGCGATCATCCGCAGCGCCCGCGCGTTCGGATTCGCAGGCGTCATGATCCCGCAGGATCGTTCGTGCCCGGTGACGCCGGCGGTCTTCCGCGCATCCGCCGGGGCCGCCGCGCATGTCCCGATCCTCCAGGTGACGAACCTGCCGCGGGCGATGGGCGATCTGAAGGAAGCCGGTTTCTGGTTCTACGCGGCTGAAGGGCAGGGCGACACCCGCTTGGCCGACTGGAAGCCGGCCCGCCGG from Candidatus Deferrimicrobiaceae bacterium harbors:
- the pyrF gene encoding orotidine-5'-phosphate decarboxylase — its product is MKNRIIVALDTDSPEKALETVRLLKGEVGMFKVGLELFPIGGAELVRKIRDSGADVFLDLKFHDIPNTVAGAIRSAVALGVRFATVHASGGRAMLVAAAKAAEGSLTTILAVTVLTSLDDADLREVGYATGTRETVLRLARMAREAGIGGLVCSALEVAEVRDVVRNGVVLVTPGVRFPEDAIGDQKRVVTPGEAVRNGSDFIVVGRPITQASDPVAAARRIAAHMVKGS
- the rlmB gene encoding 23S rRNA (guanosine(2251)-2'-O)-methyltransferase RlmB; translated protein: MRPSDAKIPMWVTGRHPVEELLASALQAPRKVLLSDALPHDVRKSIETLSHGLKIPCVTLPKAEWERKTGEREGGGVAAEIASFRYVDPVDWVAALPKDASLFLLDGITDPQNFGAIIRSARAFGFAGVMIPQDRSCPVTPAVFRASAGAAAHVPILQVTNLPRAMGDLKEAGFWFYAAEGQGDTRLADWKPARRSGIVMGSEEKGVRRLVHDTCDGSVRIEMEPGMESLNVSVAAGILGHALRCALT